Genomic DNA from Trichoderma asperellum chromosome 5, complete sequence:
AACAGAGGCTACATCACCAGAAGCCCCTACACCATCCAAAGCAAGGTCGAAACGCTCATTGCCTAAACCTATACCTGTCGACACTAGAGATGCGCGGGTCATTGCGGCCGAGGTACAAATGAAGGAGTATCGTGCGGCCAAAACAACCGAGCTGAACACGCCCGCGCCGTGCCTCAGGGCGTACTACATCTGGCATCAAAACGAGGACCTCTGTCCTGGTGACATCGCAGCGCTTCTGCGGGATCCACCGCTGCTGACCAGCACTGTTGCGCATTATGTCCTTGACGCCATAAAGGCCGAGAATATGCCTTATCCTGTACTAAGATTACAAAAGGAGGTGATTCCTCATATCGACCTAAGCAAACCGTATTGGCACAAGCATGCATCATTGGTTCAAGAGTGTACAAAATTAGCAGACGAGATGAAGCGGGATATAGAGAAAGCAAACGAGACAAACGAGTGAAGAACACCGATAGACATGtatcacttttttttattttttttttttagaatattaCTGTAGTCCTGGTATATTCAAGCCTGAAATGAAATTAAACAAACAAAGTCTATAACGCCAGCAATCCTGTGCCCCGGTTGATCTGCacctttttgtcttctcctcCGCTCACGATTCCCCATGTCTTGTCCCACACCACGCTCAACACCTtggcgccatcgccagcaggaggcagcttcttgcccttcAACCACTCTCTGCCAATAGTATAGACGGGTTCGCTGACGTTGCCGTTGCCCTCGTCGGACGATGCGGTGCGGGTGCTACGCAGATCCCACACGCGACATGTGCTGTCGTGTGAGCCAGAGACCAGTGAGTAGTCATTCTCCGGGCAGGCAGCCACAGAAACAACCATATTGACGTGGCCTCTAAGAGTCATGGCGGCGGTTGCGGCAGCTGACTCTCTGGGGTCGAGAAGGGTAATGTGTCGTGCCGAAGAACCAGCCGCTACCAGATTTGCGCCAGGGAGTGCTGTTGCACAGAGGATAGGGTGCATGGTAGTGAGGCGGGAGACCTCTTGTTGTGTTGTGAGATCGATCGTCTTGACAGTGTGGTCCAAAGAAGCCGAGTAAGCGACGGTCGAATCCTTGGGGTGGAAAATCGCAGCGGTAACCGATTCGTCGTGCAAGGGAATCATTGCCAAAGGCCCACGCTGAGCAGTAGAGCCAGCGTTGGACAGCTTAGCTCGCTTGGTGTTGTGAGCGGAGGGGAGGGTCTCGGGATCAGCCTGAGGTGCTGTCCTCTTGGATGCGGACCACAGGCCAACGCGACCGTCTGAAGACGCTGTCAGAATACGTCGGGTGGAACCGTTGACGTCGATACTGTTGAT
This window encodes:
- the YTM1 gene encoding ribosome biogenesis protein ytm1, encoding MDASSAQVKVVFTTNEEDLVLPESRRQLLVPADIKRYGLSRILNSESMLDTSSPVPLDFLANGTFLKTSIEEYLKSNGLSQETTLTLQYVRSLLPPVYEASFEHDDWVSGVDVLSSTSAAGLLAGDVAVNERVASASYDGLVRIWNPSGKAIAVSAGGKGEGHTQRINAVRWLSPTQLASAGLDRKVMVWDYKEANDGFSGSLKPNMELWGHEKNINSIDVNGSTRRILTASSDGRVGLWSASKRTAPQADPETLPSAHNTKRAKLSNAGSTAQRGPLAMIPLHDESVTAAIFHPKDSTVAYSASLDHTVKTIDLTTQQEVSRLTTMHPILCATALPGANLVAAGSSARHITLLDPRESAAATAAMTLRGHVNMVVSVAACPENDYSLVSGSHDSTCRVWDLRSTRTASSDEGNGNVSEPVYTIGREWLKGKKLPPAGDGAKVLSVVWDKTWGIVSGGEDKKVQINRGTGLLAL